From a region of the Mercurialis annua linkage group LG1-X, ddMerAnnu1.2, whole genome shotgun sequence genome:
- the LOC126656803 gene encoding uncharacterized protein LOC126656803, whose translation MKSRESKLKMPRMEDILNIPVQDPPYAEFSAENIKWVEVDGGRQGGDDIALIPYSRVEDFVKGESSNAECPASFRVESRRKRSEGSISRPRVDGYLEYTLYWCSYGPEDYRDNESGIGDGSSSKPATGKGSRPGRRHMMRGCLCHFTVKRLYTRPLLALVIYNQRQHVDKTGSPCHGILDLNAVGTRAMYAPRISEELRQKVLSLLYVGISLDNVIQHHSEIVQGHGGPHNRDDFLTRNDVRNMERVVRNSSHKLHANDICSVKMWVQRHQKHVFFFQDSSGLDSFILGIQTDWQLQQMLRYGHSGSVAFHSKFGLKKFKCPLCTLLIFDSSQNAIPIAWVITSSFVSQATHKWLGSLAERIRAKDPSWRPSAILVDDPSLDISVIREAFQCRVLLCTWNIRRSWIRSLLKKCCNVDVQREMFKHLGWILYSTRSWPNAITAIEEFMQVYVDQSVFIDYFKRRWLPYIELWVNGIRSLPVACIEPLAAIESYHMRLKSYLFDGKNASFWTRTDWLIHTLTTEFHSSYWLDQYSVETGYFAHVRDESFLTNAWYQALHISDVDVMLDEQNLLLAKVISQTDRTFVYTLWNPGTEFSLCDCPWSRLGNLCKHVIKVSILCKNRQFARPFLSAQVYRRALLTLLQNPPDDPIVLEHAIFHVSRLQQDIKGLEDLSNNGLLQSLPPETNHQSVENLPFPRFL comes from the exons ATGCCAAGAATGGAGGACATTCTTAATATTCCGGTGCAAGATCCTCCTTATGCAgagttttctgcagaaaatatTAAATGGGTAGAGGTGGATGGTGGCCGCCAAGGTGGCGACGACATTGCTCTTATCCCTTACTCTAGAGTTGAAGATTTTGTTAAAGGAGAATCTTCAAATGCAGAATGCCCTGCTAGCTTTCGGGTTGAGTCAAGGAGGAAGAGATCTGAAGGTAGCATCAGCAGACCAAGGGTTGATGGTTATCTTGAATATACACT ATATTGGTGTTCATATGGTCCTGAAGACTACCGTGATAATGAGTCTGGTATAGGGGATGGCTCAAGCAGCAAACCTGCAACTGGTAAGGGGAGCAGGCCTGGAAGACGCCATATGATGCGAGGTTGCCTTTGCCATTTTACTGTTAAACGGTTGTACACCCGCCCTCTCCTGGCTCTTGTCATATACAATCAGAGACAACATGTGGATAAAACAGGGTCCCCTTGCCATGGAATACTTGATCTCAATGCTGTAGGGACAAGAGCTATGTATGCTCCAAGGATTTCAGAAGAATTGCGCCAGAAAGTATTGTCTTTGCTTTACGTTGGAATATCTTTGGACAATGTAATACAGCATCATTCAGAGATTGTTCAAGGACATGGTGGCCCCCACAATCGTGATGACTTTCTGACTCGAAATGATGTTCGTAACATGGAGAGAGTCGTCCGAAATTCTTCTCACAAGTTGCATGCAAATGACATTTGTAGTGTAAAAATGTGGGTCCAGCGCCACCAGAAGCATGTCTTTTTCTTCCAAGATAGTTCTGGTTTAGATTCATTTATACTGGGAATACAGACAGATTGGCAGTTGCAGCAGATGCTTCGTTATGGGCATAGTGGTTCTGTAGCATTTCATTCAAAATTTGGATTGAAGAAATTTAAG TGTCCTCTCTGTACTCTTCTCATTTTTGATTCATCTCAAAATGCAATTCCGATTGCTTGGGTTATTACCTCTTCATTTGTTAGTCAAGCTACCCACAAATGGCTGGGTTCTCTAGCTGAAAGAATCCGAGCCAAGGATCCCAGTTGGAGGCCAAGTGCCATTCTAGTAGATGATCCTTCGCTCGACATTTCTGTCATAAG AGAGGCTTTTCAGTGCCGGGTACTATTATGCACCTGGAACATTCGCCGTTCTTGGATAAGAAGCCTTTTAAAGAAATGCTGCAACGTTGATGTGCAACGTGAGATGTTTAAGCACTTGGGCTGGATTTTGTATTCTACAAGAAGTTGGCCAAATGCTATAACTGCAATTGAAGAATTCATGCAAGTGTACGTTGATCAAAGTGTCTTTATAGATTACTTCAAGAGGAGGTGGTTACCATATATAG AGTTGTGGGTTAATGGCATAAGATCTCTACCTGTGGCTTGTATAGAGCCCTTGGCTGCAATTGAATCTTACCACATGAGGTTGAAATCCTATCTTTTTGATGGAAAAAATGCTAGTTTTTGGACAAGAACTGACTGGTTGATCCACACATTGACAACTGAATTTCACTCTTCATATTGGTTAGACCAATACAGTGTTGAAACTGGGTATTTCGCACATGTGAGGGATGAGTCATTCTTAACTAATGCTTGGTATCAGGCTCTGCACATTTCTGATGTTGATGTGATGTTAGATGAGCAAAATCTTCTACTTGCAAAAGTCATCTCTCAAACCGACAGAACTTTTGTGTATACTCTTTGGAATCCTGGAACAGAATTCTCTCTGTGTGACTGTCCTTGGTCAAGGTTGGGAAATCTATGTAAGCATGTCATCAAGGTGTCAATCTTATGCAAAAATCGACAATTTGCAAGGCCGTTTTTGTCAGCTCAAGTCTATCGGCGGGCTTTACTTACTCTTCTGCAGAATCCCCCTGATGACCCTATAGTTCTTGAGCACGCCATTTTTCATGTATCCCGCTTGCAACAGGATATCAAAGGCTTGGAAGATTTGTCTAATAATGGGTTGCTCCAATCTTTACCTCCTGAAACAAATCATCAATCCGTAGAGAATCTGCCTTTTCCACGTTTTCTTTGA
- the LOC126679806 gene encoding leucine-rich repeat extensin-like protein 4, whose protein sequence is MRNFFHIVPFFTAVILIYLSTTHNFFLPANAANTGLERKLLHYKEKLVALDSDKSILKFANPRLENAYFALQAWKKAMISDPKNLTANWVGCDVCSYTGIFCWAAPDNSSIQTVAAIDLNHGDISGYLVEDLGLLTDVAIFHISSNRFCGRVKNSIRNMTYLYELDLSNNRFAGRFPDVVLELPDLKYLDLRFNEFEGSVPRALFDKQLDAILINNNRFHFQLPDNFGNSPVSVVVLANNKFRGCFPGSFGNMSKTLYELILKNNDLSYCFPEEIGLLKKLQVLDVSYNNLMGELPEKIGKMKDLEYLDVSHNFLSGKIPESVCSLPKLRNFRFEYNFFTGEPPVCLEIEEFDDRRNCLKDRPTQRSHLQCSIFLSKPIDCQAFNCQNPYNPSPPPQSSPPPPPPPPPPPPPQISPPPPKMSPPPPIYSPPPPKSPPPPSPLPCSDRKPLPSLAAMKFNGPLPLIVGKPYAFASPPPPPPPPPPPPTTFNVPFIPIVGKLYASPPPPPPPVE, encoded by the coding sequence ATGAGGAATTTTTTTCACATTGTTCCATTTTTTACTGCTGTAATTCTTATTTACCTCTCTACTACCCATAATTTCTTTCTTCCTGCCAATGCAGCCAATACAGGATTGGAAAGAAAGCTTTTGCATTACAAAGAAAAACTTGTAGCATTAGATTCAGACAAATCTATTCTTAAATTTGCAAATCCAAGGCTTGAAAATGCCTACTTTGCCCTCCAAGCTTGGAAGAAAGCTATGATCTCGGATCCGAAAAACCTGACAGCGAATTGGGTCGGATGTGATGTTTGTAGCTATACAGGAATCTTCTGTTGGGCTGCTCCAGACAATTCTTCGATTCAGACAGTTGCTGCGATCGATTTGAATCACGGAGATATTTCCGGATACTTAGTCGAAGATTTAGGGCTCCTGACGGATGTTGCGATATTTCATATTAGCTCCAACAGATTCTGTGGAAGGGTAAAGAATAGTATAAGAAACATGACGTATCTTTACGAGTTAGATCTAAGTAATAATCGTTTCGCAGGGAGGTTTCCTGATGTGGTTCTTGAATTGCCTGATCTCAAGTATCTCGACCTTCGCTTCAACGAGTTCGAAGGAAGCGTTCCGAGGGCGCTTTTCGATAAACAGCTCGATGCTATACTTATAAACAACAACAGGTTTCATTTTCAGTTGCCTGATAATTTCGGTAACTCGCCGGTTTCTGTTGTTGTTCTTGCAAACAACAAATTCCGTGGATGCTTTCCGGGAAGTTTCGGAAACATGTCGAAAACGTTATACGAGTTAATCCTGAAGAACAACGACTTGAGTTATTGTTTTCCTGAGGAAATTGGGTTGCTTAAAAAGTTGCAAGTTCTTGATGTAAGTTATAACAATCTGATGGGAGAATTGcctgaaaaaattggaaaaatgaAGGATCTGGAATATTTAGATGTTTCGCATAATTTTCTGTCAGGAAAAATTCCTGAGAGTGTGTGTTCGCTGCCGAAGTTGCGGAATTTCAGATTCGAGTACAATTTTTTCACCGGAGAACCGCCGGTGTGCTTGGAGATAGAGGAATTTGATGATCGTAGGAATTGTTTGAAGGATCGGCCAACTCAGAGATCTCATTTGCAATGTTCAATTTTCCTGTCAAAACCTATTGATTGCCAAGCTTTTAATTGTCAGAATCCTTATAACCCTTCTCCTCCTCCACAATCATCacctccacctccaccaccaccaccaccaccaccaccccCGCAAATTTCACCCCCACCTCCTAAAATGTCACCGCCACCTCCGATATATTCCCCCCCACCACCCAAATCGCCACCACCCCCATCACCTCTACCATGCAGTGACAGGAAACCACTACCATCACTGGCTGCTATGAAATTTAATGGTCCTCTTCCATTAATCGTTGGAAAACCATATGCGTTTGcctcaccaccaccaccaccaccgccgccgccgcctccTCCGACGACATTTAATGTTCCATTTATACCAATTGTTGGAAAACTATATGCATCTCCTCCGCCACCACCGCCGCCAGTTGAGTAG